In the genome of Fibrobacter sp., the window GGCGCCTCTGATGAGGAAGAATCCGAGTAATTTGACCTAAGTACTTGAAATAAACGGAAATATGAACTATATTTGCACTCCAAAAATCTAGGAGATTAATAAAGTGCCTACTATTCAACAGCTCGTCCGCAACGGACGTGAACAGATCAGCAACAAGACCGCTTCCGTGGCCTTGAAGTCCTGCCCGCAGAAGCGCGGCGTTTGCACCCGTGTTTACACCAGCACCCCGAAGAAGCCGAACTCTGCTCTTCGTAAGATCGCTCGTGTGCGCCTTTCCAACAAGATGGAAGTTACCGCTTACATCCCGGGTGAAGGCCACAACCTCCAGGAACACTCCATCGTGCTCATCCGCGGTGGTCGTGTGAAGGACGTTCCGGGTGTTCGTTACCACATCATCCGCGGCACCCTGGATACCCAGGCTGTCAACGGCCGTCAGAACGGTCGCTCCAAGTATGGTGTTAAGAAGAAAGGCGCCGCTCCGGCAAAGAAGTAAGGAAAGGAAGGTAAACAATGTCTAGAAGAAGAAAGGCTCTCCATCGCTCCATCCTCCCGGATCCGCGTTACAAGTCCACTCTCGTTACCGAACTGGTCGGTGTTGTCCTGAAGCAGGGCAAGAAGACCATCGCTGAACAGATCGTTTACACCACCCTCGAAACTCTGGACAAGAAGATCGAAGGTTCTGAATCCGCTCTCGAAAAGTTCGAAATGTGCCTCGACAACATCAAGCCGAAGCTGGAAGTCAAGTCCCGCCGTATCGGTGGTGCAAACTACCAGGTTCCGATGGAAGTCGCACCGGATCGCGCCAAGGCTCTGGCTCTCCGCTGGTTGCTCGACGCTGCCCGCAAGCGCAACGAACCGAACATGGCTCAGCGTCTCTCTGCAGAACTTTGCGCTGCAAAGAACGGTGAAGGCAACGCTGTCCGTAAGAAGAACGATACTCACAAGATGGCCGAAGCTAACAAGGCTTTCGCTCACTTCCGTTTCTAATTCTTGCGATAGTAAAGAA includes:
- the rpsL gene encoding 30S ribosomal protein S12; amino-acid sequence: MPTIQQLVRNGREQISNKTASVALKSCPQKRGVCTRVYTSTPKKPNSALRKIARVRLSNKMEVTAYIPGEGHNLQEHSIVLIRGGRVKDVPGVRYHIIRGTLDTQAVNGRQNGRSKYGVKKKGAAPAKK
- the rpsG gene encoding 30S ribosomal protein S7; protein product: MSRRRKALHRSILPDPRYKSTLVTELVGVVLKQGKKTIAEQIVYTTLETLDKKIEGSESALEKFEMCLDNIKPKLEVKSRRIGGANYQVPMEVAPDRAKALALRWLLDAARKRNEPNMAQRLSAELCAAKNGEGNAVRKKNDTHKMAEANKAFAHFRF